The DNA sequence CCCGGGGGCCATGATCCGAACCGTGACACGCGCGGGTCGCGGGTTGTCCACCCGAAGCGCCAGCGAGAGGTGCTGGTCCTCCATGTTGAACCCGTCGGGGAACGCCCGCCCGATCCCCGCCGACGCGCCCTCACCCTCGATCCGAGCGGTTCGCGAGCCCGTCAGCGCGTTCTCCTCGTCGGCCGCCAGCTCCCCGTCGAGCGTGAACCACTCGTCGAGGTCCTGGTCGAAATCGCTGACCAGCTCGCCGTCGCTGATCGCCGGCGGCGGAACCTGCTGTCCGTCGCCGTCGGTGCTCTCGTTACCCTCACCGCCGGTTTCGTTCCCGTTCCCGTCCCCGTTCGATTCGTTTCCGTCGTTCGACCCGCCGAGTTGGTCGGTGCAGCCGGCGAGTGCGAACGTACCTGCCCCGACTGTTGCCAAAAAGTGTCTACGATTCGGTTGTCGTTCCATTGACCATTAGTATGGTCTGCTCACTTTTTGCTATTTCGATCCGGATTCCACGTTAGCCTTCGTCTAAGCTCATGTTATCGACTGTGTGGCTTGCGTTCTCGTCCCACGCATCGAATTTTTCCATGGATCGAAGCGACCACCGTCTACAGCCCCTTCGTCGGTCGTACCCGTCGATGAACCGCGAGAACCGCCTCCCGTACCACCGGGGCGCCGTCGTACACCCACAACAGGAACGCACCGCCCATCAACCCGAGTTGGAAGGCCAGTTCCGGCGACGGGTCGAGCGTGACCAACTGGTAGGCGAAGGGGACGAACGCTTCGAGAAACCCGTTGATGAGACCCTGTCCGTGCTCCCCTTCGGCCTGTTCGAACGGCCAGAGGACCCGTTCGGTCGGGAAGCGCCCGTACCGGGGGTAATCCGGGACCACGTCGCTTGGCAGGTGCAGCAGGTATCCGGCGGCGAAGGCCAGTCCGACCCGCGGGCGGCCGACGCGATGGGCGAGCGCGCCGACGACGACCGCAAGCGGCACCGCGACGAACACCGAGTGGCCGACCGCGTAGCCGCCGGGGAATATTCCGAACTGCCACGAGAGCGTTTTGTCGAGGAGGTCGGGAAACAGTGCCGCGAACACCACCGCCAGCGCCGCCGCCCCATTCGGTCCCTCGCGGTAGACGACGTGACTGAACAGGGAGTAGGCGACGTAGCCGACGATGACGTGTTCCCAGGGCCACATGTTTCGCTCGGGTGATAGTTACGCGCCCGCGGTTAATACCCTTCTGGATCTATTTGTTAATACGTCGCACGAACGTCCTACGCCACCTCGACCAGCTGTTTACCGACGTTCTCGCCCTCGAACAGACCGATGAATGCCCCGGGGGCGTTCTCGAAGCCCTCGGTGATCGTCTCCTCGTACTGGAGTTCACCCTCGCTTACCCACTGACCGAGCCGCTCGGTCGCGGCCTCGAACCGGGGCGCGAAGTCGCCGACGAGCAACCCCTCGACTCGGGCGCGCTTCTCGATCAGCGTGCCGAGCTTTCGGGGACCGGTCGGCAGTTCCTCGGCGTTATAGAGCGAGATCTGCCCGCAGACCGCCACCCGGGCGTCGATGTTCAGGTTCGCGAAGACCGCGTCAGTGATCTCCCCGCCCACGTTGTCGAAGTAGGCGTCGATGCCGTCCGGGCACGCCCCCGAGAGTGCCTCGCGGACGTCCTCCTCCTTGTAGTTGACCGCCGCGTCGAAGCCCAGTTCGTCGGTTAGCCAGTCGCATTTGCGATCGGAGCCGGCGATCCCGACGACGCGGGCGCCCGACATCCGCGCGATCTGGCCGACGACCGAGCCGACCGCGCCCGCGGCCCCCGAGACGACCATCGTATCGCCCGGCCTCGGCTCTGCGACCTCCAGGGTCCCGAAGTAGGCCGTCCGGCCGGGCATTCCGAGCACTCCCAGCGCCGTCGAGATCGGCGCGAGATCCGGGTCGACGGGCGCCAGCTCGCTTCCCAGCGCGAGCGAGTACTCGGCCCACTCCAGGTTGCCGGTGACGATATCACCGGTTTCGAAGTCGTCGTGGTTCGATGCCTCGACCTCGCCGACCACGCCCGCCCGCATGGGTTCGCCGACCTCCCACGGCTCGGCGTAGGACTCCTCGTCGCGCATCCGCCCGCGCATGTAGGGGTCGACCGAGAGATAGCGCGTGCGTACGAGAACCTCGTTCGCGTCGGGGTCTGGAACCTCGCTCTCGACGAGTTCGAAGTCCTCGTCGGTCGGTCTCCCCTCGGGACGGTTCGCTAGGATCCACTGTCGGTTGGTGTCGCTCATCCACTTCCCGTTGTTGCGTGCGCCACAAATGGGTTCGGCTACCGGGCGATCACGTCAGCGTCGGCGGGATTGTCGGCCCCGAACTCCGCGACGAGTTCGTCGATCCGTCCCGGCTGGTCGTGACCTAAAAGCGACTCCTCGGCGGTCCGACATTCGCCCTCGACGCTGATCCGTTTACAGACGCGATCGCTCGTCGCCTCGGCCATCGCCCGATAGGTCGTGAGCTTCCCACCGACGATGCTCGAGAAGCCCGAA is a window from the Halalkalicoccus subterraneus genome containing:
- a CDS encoding NADP-dependent oxidoreductase, producing the protein MSDTNRQWILANRPEGRPTDEDFELVESEVPDPDANEVLVRTRYLSVDPYMRGRMRDEESYAEPWEVGEPMRAGVVGEVEASNHDDFETGDIVTGNLEWAEYSLALGSELAPVDPDLAPISTALGVLGMPGRTAYFGTLEVAEPRPGDTMVVSGAAGAVGSVVGQIARMSGARVVGIAGSDRKCDWLTDELGFDAAVNYKEEDVREALSGACPDGIDAYFDNVGGEITDAVFANLNIDARVAVCGQISLYNAEELPTGPRKLGTLIEKRARVEGLLVGDFAPRFEAATERLGQWVSEGELQYEETITEGFENAPGAFIGLFEGENVGKQLVEVA
- a CDS encoding metal-dependent hydrolase; amino-acid sequence: MWPWEHVIVGYVAYSLFSHVVYREGPNGAAALAVVFAALFPDLLDKTLSWQFGIFPGGYAVGHSVFVAVPLAVVVGALAHRVGRPRVGLAFAAGYLLHLPSDVVPDYPRYGRFPTERVLWPFEQAEGEHGQGLINGFLEAFVPFAYQLVTLDPSPELAFQLGLMGGAFLLWVYDGAPVVREAVLAVHRRVRPTKGL